One part of the Haliotis asinina isolate JCU_RB_2024 chromosome 2, JCU_Hal_asi_v2, whole genome shotgun sequence genome encodes these proteins:
- the LOC137272843 gene encoding glycine receptor subunit alpha-2-like, producing MTTSVALVLSLLLFHIGEYQTLEEKRSKSLTTVLQTLIDKDSKVPPTFDDEIPTEVECQIYVDSFDSINEASMDYTVSLLLHMEWSVPYIKYHYDVPYFEVDAKNREKIWVPDLYFPNEKKASFHNIMMPNKMMRIHKEHKLSYEARLSLTLSCPMDLRNYPFDRQICAIQMESFGFDADKVLLTWRNSTPVDVNTEIILPQFEVVETDYGDCPQTRRRMGNQSCLQAAFHLERNIQYYIVQMYIPSILIVIVSWISFWLTVTSVAGRISLGVLTVLTMTTQSSGVNASLPRVSYTKAIDIWMSTCLLFVFAALIEFAVVNVLSRSERLNGPRCQKQDTTENGNVYRETFVTLEGEVQVEGKPTHRPGRITGISCAMFLDNMSRLGFPLAFLSFNAFYWMYYLSSGQGKSQSASRQAEGSLM from the exons ATCCAAGAGTCTGACCACTGTTCTACAGACGCTTATCGACAAAGACAGCAAAGTGCCACCAACCTTTGACGATG AGATACCAACGGAGGTTGAGTGCCAAATATATGTCGACAGTTTCGACTCCATCAATGAAGCTTCTATG GACTACACTGTCAGCCTCCTTCTGCATATGGAATGGTCAGTCCCATATATCAAATACCATTATGATGTACCGTACTTCGAGGTAGACGCCAAGAACAGAGAAAAGATATGGGTTCCAGATCTGTACTTCCCCAATGAGAAGAAGGCGTCCTTCCACAACATCATGATGCCTAACAAGATGATGAGGATCCACAAAGAACACAAACTGTCCTACGAAGCAAG ACTTTCACTTACCTTGAGTTGCCCTATGGATCTCCGAAACTACCCGTTTGACAGGCAGATATGTGCCATACAAATGGAGAGCT TTGGATTCGATGCTGATAAGGTATTGCTGACGTGGAGGAATTCCACCCCTGTGGACGTCAACACAGAAATAATTTTGCCCCAGTTTGAGGTGGTTGAGACAGATTATGGAGACTGTCCTCAAACTCGACGTAGAATGG GTAACCAAAGCTGTCTCCAAGCAGCCTTCCATCTGGAGCGCAACATCCAGTACTACATCGTGCAGATGTACATCCCCAGTATACTGATTGTCATTGTCTCCTGGATATCCTTTTGGCTCACCGTGACGTCAGTGGCAGGGCGAATCTCACTGGGTGTTTTGACTGTcctcaccatgacaacacagaGTTCAGGAGTCAATGCCTCGCTTCCACGTGTGTCCTACACGAAGGCCATTGATATATGGATGTCAACGTGCTTGCTGTTTGTATTTGCAGCCCTGATCGAGTTCGCCGTGGTCAACGTTCTCAGTCGCAGTGAGCGACTGAACGGACCTAGATGTCAAAAGCAAGACACTACTGAGAATGGAAATGTATATAGAGAA ACTTTCGTCACCCTGGAGGGCGAAGTGCAAGTTGAAGGCAAACCTACACATAGACCAGGACGCATAACTGGTATATCGTGCGCCATGTTTCTAGATAACATGTCGCGCCTTGGCTTTCCCTTGGCGTTCCTATCATTTAACGCCTTCTATTGGATGTACTATCTGTCCAGTGGACAAGGTAAAAGTCAGTCAGCAAGCAGACAAGCAGAAGGTTCCTTAATGTAG